Below is a genomic region from Spirosoma radiotolerans.
CATGGTTTGAGCTTCGCGGAGTTCGGCCCAGGTACTGCCATGTTGGCTGTCGCCGTTGGCCGCATTGTAACTGGCCAGTTGCACAAACAGGAATGGGAAGTCATAGCCCCAGTGCTGGCGCCAATCCTGAATCATGAGCGGAAACGTTTTGCGATATTGATACGCGCGCCCTGCGTTCGACTCGCCCTGATACCAGATAGCCCCCTCAACGGCATACGGGATCAGCGGGTTGATCATGGCGTTGAACAACTGCGTAGCGAAGGTATTTGGCCCTGGCTTATAGGATGAAGCAAACACATTGGCGACCCGGTATTTCCATTTTCCTGCCAGCGGAATGGTCAGGTTATCACTAGCGAGCTTTAGTTGTTCAGGGCGGCCCATCAGGCCCCCGCTCCCACCCGTATCCGTAACCCGAATCGCAATTACATTCCGGCCGGGCTTCAGTAACCCATCGGGAACGGCGTAGGCGCGGGCTTTCCCGCCTTTTGTGCTGCCTAGTAGCTGGCCGTTCACAAACGTGGAGTCATTGTCGGCCACGGAGTCCATGTAAAGCACCATTTTCTGGCTGTTGCTTCCTTCCGGAATGACAACGTCCTGCCTGAACCAGACAACGCCATCCAGCGTGGGCAACCCACCCCACTCCCAATCACCGGGCATGTTCATGGTTTTCCACTCACTATCGTTCAGCGTGGCACTCGCCCAGGTCTGTTCATCAGCGGCTGTAGGCAGGCTACCCTGCTGTGCTTTTATTAACGCCTGAGTACGGGCGGCCCCCCTTTGAATAACTTCCTCGCTGCCAGCAGGCAGTTTATTGGCGACTAAGCGGAGTTCATCGTTCTGGTTCATTGCTTCGCGACTCGTCCAGGTCTCGGAATGCGTACCACCCCAGGAGGTGTTGATGAGCCCAATGGGTACGTTAAGTTCCTTTTGTAACTGCTTCGCAAAAAAGTACCCGACAGCGGTAAACTGTGGGGCGGAAGCTGGTGTGCATACACTCCAGCTTCCTTCGATATTGTCTTTGGGCGTCAAGCTTATATCTTTCTTAACCAGCAGTTGGCGGATGTTTGGGTAATTAGCCACCGGAATTTCTGTTTTGGCATTGGCGGCTGCAGCCAGCGGCCACTCCATATTCGACTGCCCGGAACAGATCCATACTTCGCCCGCTAGTACGTCGTCAAACGTGACAGTGTTGCGTTTTCCTTTTACCAGCAATTGATAAGGGCCACCGGCTTCCATCGCATCGAGCGTAACGCGCCATTTCCCATCTTTGCCGGCTTTGGTCGTTTTCGTTTGATTGTTGAGTGTTACCGTCACCTTCTCACCAGCCTCGGCCCACCCCCAAACAGGCACTGGCTTTCGACGCTGTAAGACCATGTGTGAGCCAAAAACATTCGGCAAACGCACATCAGCAAAGGCCGTCTGAAAGGTAAGCAGACTCGTCAATAATATTCCCCATGTAAAGCATCTCATACGTAGTCAATCGTTAGTTATGTAGTTGTTTGTAGCCTCGGAGTGGTTATTAACACAAAAGTCGAAAATTTACTTTTATCCTTATGGATTCAGTTACTCTTCCTCCTGGCCATGAAAACAGAACGAATACTAGTGACCGGCGCAAGCGGTAACGTGGGGTTAGAAACCCTGCGTGCGCTTATAAATGACGCCACCCGCGAACGATTTGAAGTCATTGCGGGTGTACGGAATCCAGCGAAGCCAATAGCCACCATACCAATACAACCCGATGGGACCGTTGCCCTTGACTTTGCCAATTCGG
It encodes:
- a CDS encoding sialate O-acetylesterase; this encodes MRCFTWGILLTSLLTFQTAFADVRLPNVFGSHMVLQRRKPVPVWGWAEAGEKVTVTLNNQTKTTKAGKDGKWRVTLDAMEAGGPYQLLVKGKRNTVTFDDVLAGEVWICSGQSNMEWPLAAAANAKTEIPVANYPNIRQLLVKKDISLTPKDNIEGSWSVCTPASAPQFTAVGYFFAKQLQKELNVPIGLINTSWGGTHSETWTSREAMNQNDELRLVANKLPAGSEEVIQRGAARTQALIKAQQGSLPTAADEQTWASATLNDSEWKTMNMPGDWEWGGLPTLDGVVWFRQDVVIPEGSNSQKMVLYMDSVADNDSTFVNGQLLGSTKGGKARAYAVPDGLLKPGRNVIAIRVTDTGGSGGLMGRPEQLKLASDNLTIPLAGKWKYRVANVFASSYKPGPNTFATQLFNAMINPLIPYAVEGAIWYQGESNAGRAYQYRKTFPLMIQDWRQHWGYDFPFLFVQLASYNAANGDSQHGSTWAELREAQTMTLQLPNTGMAITSDIGERTDIHPKNKLDVGNRLAAEAMRVAYGKSGEPGNEVSRGPQFNKMTVENNRAILTFLNVGSGLVAKDKYGYVRGFDVAGADQKFYYAKAEIQGNTVVVHADSVAVPVAVRYGWADDNGDVNLYNQENFPAIPFRTDTWKGITEAARFGEQ